From one Astatotilapia calliptera chromosome 10, fAstCal1.2, whole genome shotgun sequence genomic stretch:
- the tpte gene encoding putative tyrosine-protein phosphatase TPTE — translation MSSVYFSPGLDSSVNGNMTKMENAKVEIDDGKEESALPDTLYYNLRKRIAPFVMSFGFRLFGVTLIIVDFVLVIVDLSLPAKSRDAGNALEAVSLTISFFFLADVLLRVYVEGFKVYFSSKLNIIDACVVIVTLVVTMVYTFSDLSGPSLIPRVVTFLRFLRIIILVRVFRLAAQKKELEKVTRRMISENKRRYQKDGFDLDLTYVTDRVIAMSFPSSGKQAFYRNPIREVARFLDTKHEGHYKVYNLCSEKGYDPQFFHYRVERVFIDDHNVPSLEDMLKYTASVREWMSADPQNIIAIHCKGGKGRTGTMVCTWLIDSDQFESAQDSLEYFGERRTDKSQSSKFQGVETPSQSRYVGYYEIMKNKFNRQLPPPKSLRIKSIRIHSIAGVGKGNGSDFKVKIIVRKELVFECVCAKQENCTVFPDVGNNAAVISLQNGPVVEGDVKVMFESSAGLPKGYEDVPFYFWFNTSFIEDNKLFLPREELDNPHKPKTWDLYKEDFGVTMFFLESE, via the exons ATGTCCTCTGTGTACTTTAGCCCAGGGTTAGACTCAAGTGTAAATGG AAACATGACAAAGATGGAGAACGCTAAAGTAGAGATTGATGATGGAAAGGAGGAGAGTGCACTACCAGACACGCTGTACTA CAATCTTCGGAAAAGGATAGCCCCGTTTGTCATGTCCTTTGGCTTTCG TTTATTTGGAGTAACACTGATCATAGTGGACTTTGTGCTGGTGATTGTGGATCTCTCGCTGCCAGCCAAGAGTAGAGATGCTGGAAATGCGTTAGAGGCTGTGTCCCTCACcatctctttcttcttccttgCCGATGTCCTCCTGCGTGTCTATGTGGAGGG TTTCAAAGTGTACTTCAGCTCCAAGCTGAACATCATAGACGCCTGCGTGGTGATTGTCACACTGGTGGTCACCATGGTCTACACCTTCTCTGACCTGTCAGGTCCCAGCCTCATCCCCAG GGTTGTGACATTTCTCCGCTTCTTGAGAATAATAATCCTCGTGAGGGTTTTCAGACTGGCTGCTCAGAAGAAAGAGCTGGAGAAAGTCACCAGGAGGATG atttctgAAAACAAGCGGCGTTATCAGAAGGATGGATTTGACCTCGATCTTACCTATGTCACAG ACCGCGTCATCGCCATGTCTTTCCCCTCCTCTGGGAAGCAAGCCTTCTATAGGAATCCAATCAGG GAAGTGGCAAGGTTTCTAGACACTAAACATGAAGGCCATTATAAAGTTTACAATCTTTGCA gTGAGAAAGGCTACGACCCCCAGTTCTTCCACTACAGGGTTGAACGGGTGTTTATTGATGACCACAATGTCCCCTCCTTGGA GGACATGCTCAAATACACAGCGAGCGTGAGAGAGTGGATGTCTGCTGATCCCCAAAACATCATTGCGATCCACTGCAAAGGAGGGAAAG GACGCACCGGTACTATGGTGTGCACCTGGCTTATCGACAGTGACCAGTTTGAGAGTGCACAG GACAGTCTGGAGTATTTTGGCGAGCGGAGGACGGACAAAAGTCAGAGCTCCAAGTTTCAGGGGGTGGAGACTCCCTCTCAG AGCCGGTACGTAGGGTACTATGAAATCATGAAGAATAAGTTCAACAGACAATTGCCTCCACCGAAAAGCCTCAGGATTAAAAGCATCCGTATCCACTCCATAGCAG GCGTTGGTAAAGGTAATGGTAGCGATTTCAAGGTCAAGATAATTGTGAGAAAAGAGctggtgtttgagtgtgtgtgtgccaagCAGGAGAACTGCACG GTATTTCCTGATGTGGGTAATAACGCAGCAGTCATCAGCCTGCAGAATGGACCTGTGGTTGAAGGAGATGTGAAGGTCATGTTTGAATCGAGTGCA GGTCTCCCGAAAGGATATGAAGATGTTCCATTCTACTTCTGGTTCAATACATCCTTCATAGAAGATAAcaa GTTGTTTTTACCCAGGGAAGAGCTGGACAACCCACACAAACCAAAGACCTGGGACCTGTACAAGGAAGACTTTGGTGTCACTATGTTCTTCTTAGaatctgaataa